The following are from one region of the Ochotona princeps isolate mOchPri1 chromosome 4, mOchPri1.hap1, whole genome shotgun sequence genome:
- the PATE2 gene encoding prostate and testis expressed protein 2, with protein sequence MFVLLLLGVVSLFCAYYGNLQQRLKEMEIMCFKCKRYHSGACYEDMELCSLKHRQSCAIENIYLLTPKGKSMYQYSKLSCMTNCEDINFLGFEKRTELICCKRNSCNLPVRV encoded by the exons atgtttgttttgcttctgcTGGGTGTAGTCTCTTTGTTCTGTGCATATTATG gTAATCTTCAACAACGTCTAAAAG AGATGGAAATAATGTGCTTTAAATGTAAAAGATACCACTCTGGGGCATGCTATGAAGATATGGAGCTCTGCAGCTTGAAGCATCGGCAGTCTTGTGCTATTGAGAACATTTACTTACTTACCCCCAAAG gaaaaaGTATGTATCAGTATTCAAAGCTATCATGTATGACTAACTGTGAGGACATCAACTTCCTGGGTTTTGAAAAGAGGACAGAACTGATTTGTTGCAAACGTAACTCTTGCAACCTCCCTGTCAGAGTCTAG
- the LOC101533072 gene encoding LOW QUALITY PROTEIN: selenide, water dikinase 1-like (The sequence of the model RefSeq protein was modified relative to this genomic sequence to represent the inferred CDS: substituted 1 base at 1 genomic stop codon), which produces MPRLGFGMDTCVIPLRHGGLSLVQTTDYIYLIVDDPYTMGRIACANVLSDLYALGVTECDNMLMLLGVSNKMTDRERDKVIPLIKQGFEDAAEETGTSVTGGQMVLNPLMVLGGVATTVCQPNEFIMPDNAVPGDVLVLTKPLGTQAGVAVHQXLDIPEKWNKIKLVVTQENVEMAYQEAMMNMPRLNRTAAGLMHTFNAHAATDIIGFGIWGLAQNLVMQQRNEVSFVIHNLPVLAKMAVVSKARGSMFGLMHGICPETTGGLLICLPPEQAVRFCAEIKSPKCGEAHQAWIIGIAEKGNRTTRIIHKPQIIEVAPQVATPNVNPMPGVTS; this is translated from the coding sequence ATGCCAAGACTTGGCTTTGGAATGGATACTTGTGTCATTCCTTTGAGACATGGTGGGCTCTCCTTGGTTCAGACCACGGATTACATTTATCTTATTGTTGATGACCCTTACACTATGGGCAGAATAGCATGTGCCAATGTCCTCAGTGATCTCTATGCCTTGGGGGTCACGGAATGTGACAATATGCTGATGCTCCTTGGGGTCAGTAATAAAATGACCGACAGGGAAAGGGATAAAGTGATCCCCCTAATTAAACAGGGCTTTGAAGATGCAGCAGAGGAAACAGGAACATCGGTAACCGGTGGCCAAATGGTGTTAAACCCCTTGATGGTTTTGGGAGGAGTCGCTACAACTGTCTGCCAGCCCAATGAATTTATCATGCCAGATAATGCAGTGCCAGGAGATGTGTTGGTGTTAACGAAACCCCTGGGGACGCAAGCTGGTGTCGCAGTGCATCAGTGACTGGACATTcctgaaaaatggaataaaattaaattagtGGTCACCCAAGAAAATGTGGAGATGGCTTACCAAGAAGCGATGATGAATATGCCCAGGCTCAACAGAACAGCTGCAGGACTCATGCACACATTCAACGCCCATGCTGCCACCGACATCATCGGCTTCGGGATTTGGGGACTCGCACAGAACCTAGTCATGCAGCAGAGGAACGAGGTGTCATTTGTGATTCACAACCTCCCTGTGCTGGCGAAGATGGCTGTTGTGAGCAAGGCCCGTGGAAGCATGTTTGGCCTCATGCATGGGATCTGTCCGGAGACAACAGGAGGCCTTCTAATCTGTTTACCACCTGAACAAGCAGTTCGTTTCTGTGCAGAGATAAAGTCCCCCAAATGtggtgaagctcaccaagcatggATTATTGGGATTGCAGAGAAGGGCAACCGTACCACCAGGATCATACACAAACCCCAGATCATTGAAGTGGCACCACAAGTGGCCACTCCGAATGTGAACCCCATGCCCGGTGTCACCTCTTAA